A stretch of Cryptococcus decagattii chromosome 7, complete sequence DNA encodes these proteins:
- a CDS encoding uracil phosphoribosyltransferase, whose amino-acid sequence MSKINISNHPLILSKLTQLRLHDLPSKDFREGMRTIGSMLIYEAARDLPLRDVPDLRSPIAPFTGQTIPLRIGLSPILRAGIALTDAALESFPEATVLHLGLFRDKASLQAIEYYSKLPSQVTADFVFLLDPLIATGGTAIAALNMLTEWGLEQSQIRIVSVLGSKSGVKNVQDEFPNVEIYIAAIDDELTDKGYISPGLGDAGDRLFNTFAH is encoded by the exons ATGTCCAAGATCAATATCTCCAATCATCCTCTGATCCTCTCAAAGCTTACTCAATTAAGGCTCCATGACCTTCCTTCCAAAGACTTTCGTGAAGGAATGAGAACTATAGG GTCAATGCTCATTTACGAAGCTGCTCGTGACCTTCCCTTAAGAGATGTACCTGAC CTTCGATCCCCTATTGCTCCCTTCACAGGCCAAACCATTCCCTTGCGCATTGGCCTCTCTCCCATCTTGAGGGCCGGTATTGCATTAACCGATG CTGCCCTTGAAAGCTTCCCTGAGGCTACTGTGCTCCATCTTGGTCTTTTCCGAGATAAGGCGTCATTGCAAGCTATCGA ATACTATTCCAAACTTCCATCTCAGGTCACTGCTGACTTCGTTTTCCTCCTTGATC CCTTGATTGCCACAGGAGGGACTGCCATCGCTGCCTTGAACATGCTCACCGAATGGGGTCTCGAACAGTCTCAAATCAGGATCGTTTCAGTCCTCGGCTCGAAGTCGGGAGTAAAGAATGTACAAGATGAATTCCCCAATGTAGAG ATTTATATTGCCGCTATCGATGATGAGCTTACCGACAAAGGTTATATCTCTCCTGGACTCGGTGATGCA GGCGACAGGTTGTTCAACACTTTTGCTCATTAG